From Alphaproteobacteria bacterium, the proteins below share one genomic window:
- a CDS encoding D-alanine--D-alanine ligase, with translation MSITPKKIAVLLGGWSAEREVSLTGGALVVEALKGLGHQVVAIDVQRDLVGLLQSILQQPMGKPDVIFNALHGRGGEDGCIQGVLEFLGIPYTHSGVLCSAMCMDKPTAKKIVSAYGVRCPEGKVMTREEILRDGFPFEAPFVIKPTNEGSSVGVHIVRKGENFDVAREGWVYGHEVLVERYIPGRELTVGLIGGKAMMVTEIKFTSDFYDYTVKYTAGHATHDCPAHIPLAVEKEAMRIAEVAYTALGCSGVARIDLRFDESRPEAESLYFLEMNNQPGFTPLSLVPEQAAAKGMSYAQLCQWIIEHPHQPD, from the coding sequence ATGAGCATCACGCCAAAAAAAATTGCGGTTTTGCTGGGCGGCTGGTCGGCTGAACGCGAAGTATCATTGACCGGCGGCGCATTGGTCGTGGAAGCCTTAAAGGGACTTGGACATCAGGTGGTTGCGATCGATGTGCAGCGTGATCTAGTTGGATTATTGCAATCCATTTTGCAGCAACCGATGGGCAAACCGGATGTGATTTTCAACGCATTACATGGACGCGGCGGTGAAGATGGCTGCATTCAAGGTGTGTTGGAATTTCTTGGCATTCCCTATACGCATTCCGGTGTGTTGTGCTCCGCGATGTGTATGGATAAACCCACCGCTAAAAAGATTGTTTCCGCCTACGGCGTGCGTTGCCCCGAAGGTAAAGTGATGACGCGGGAAGAAATTTTAAGGGATGGTTTTCCATTTGAAGCGCCGTTTGTTATTAAACCGACCAATGAAGGCTCCAGCGTTGGCGTGCATATTGTTCGCAAGGGCGAGAATTTTGATGTAGCACGTGAAGGCTGGGTCTATGGTCATGAAGTGCTTGTGGAACGCTATATTCCCGGCCGCGAATTGACCGTTGGTTTAATCGGCGGCAAGGCCATGATGGTTACGGAAATAAAATTCACATCCGATTTTTATGATTACACCGTGAAATATACGGCTGGGCATGCAACGCATGATTGCCCTGCGCATATTCCATTAGCGGTTGAAAAAGAAGCGATGCGCATAGCGGAAGTTGCCTATACCGCACTGGGCTGTTCGGGCGTTGCGCGGATTGATTTGCGTTTTGATGAATCGCGCCCTGAAGCTGAAAGTCTTTATTTCCTTGAAATGAATAATCAGCCGGGATTTACCCCGCTGTCACTCGTTCCCGAACAAGCTGCTGCAAAAGGCATGTCTTATGCGCAACTTTGTCAATGGATTATCGAACATCCGCATCAACCTGATTAG
- the murB gene encoding UDP-N-acetylmuramate dehydrogenase: MSVVLPDVRGAIIKDAPLKDTTWFKVGGNADYLFKPADEADLAQFLKNLSPLIPVTILGLASNVIVRDGGIAGVVIRLGQEFKKITVAGDVITAGAAAVDLQVAKAAEKAGLTGVEFMSGIPGSVGGGLFMNAGAYGSEFKDVVIDARLMDRNGNIKMLSNAELGFSYRHSETPEGHIFLSARFQTKAGDAAAITAKMADIQNSRQSSQPIRSYTGGSTFANPAGQKAWQLIDAAGCRGLTIGGAQVSNQHCNFLINTGEASAHDLELLGETVRERVAKQSGVELRWEIKRLGKK; the protein is encoded by the coding sequence ATGAGTGTGGTGTTGCCGGATGTGCGCGGCGCCATCATCAAGGATGCGCCACTCAAAGACACCACGTGGTTCAAGGTTGGCGGCAATGCGGATTATTTATTCAAGCCCGCCGATGAAGCCGACCTTGCGCAGTTTTTAAAGAACCTGTCGCCACTTATTCCGGTGACCATCCTTGGCCTTGCATCAAACGTCATTGTGCGCGATGGCGGTATTGCAGGCGTGGTTATCCGCCTTGGACAGGAATTCAAGAAAATTACTGTTGCTGGTGATGTGATTACCGCTGGCGCAGCCGCTGTTGATTTACAAGTTGCCAAAGCGGCCGAGAAAGCCGGTTTAACCGGTGTAGAATTTATGAGCGGTATTCCCGGCAGCGTTGGCGGCGGGTTGTTTATGAATGCCGGTGCGTATGGCAGTGAATTCAAGGATGTGGTGATTGATGCACGGCTGATGGATAGAAATGGTAATATAAAGATGCTTTCCAATGCCGAGCTTGGCTTTAGCTACCGTCATTCCGAAACGCCGGAAGGCCATATTTTTCTTTCCGCCCGTTTCCAAACCAAGGCAGGCGATGCAGCCGCGATTACCGCCAAAATGGCAGACATTCAAAACAGCCGTCAAAGCAGCCAACCCATTCGCAGTTATACGGGCGGCTCCACCTTTGCCAACCCTGCTGGACAAAAGGCATGGCAATTAATAGATGCGGCGGGATGCCGCGGATTAACGATTGGCGGGGCACAGGTTTCGAATCAGCATTGTAATTTTTTAATAAACACGGGCGAAGCTTCTGCGCATGATTTAGAATTGCTGGGCGAAACAGTTCGCGAACGCGTTGCCAAACAAAGCGGCGTTGAATTGCGTTGGGAAATAAAACGGTTAGGGAAGAAATGA
- a CDS encoding cell division protein FtsQ/DivIB translates to MKRKVIIRRSKPRPAPRSAEMVWNWRTTLLSCVIFVLVGVLGCGLVLWRQGWFQKQAELLTANGLEMTRKAGFAVEDILVEGRNQTDKDQIVSVLQVEKGSPILAFNPHDALKRLGEISWVKSGIVERRLPSTIFVRLYEREPIAIWQNKQIIKLIDREGHELRDIGKDETPSLPLVVGEGANTHAADLIAQLLRYQSILTPLRAAVRVSNRRWDLHMNNNIVVKLPEEKVGAALERLNKAMSEQQIMERSIIAVDLRLPDRMIIETNDPIEPPKNQKSAPKI, encoded by the coding sequence ATGAAACGTAAAGTTATCATCCGCCGCTCAAAACCAAGACCTGCACCGCGTTCTGCTGAAATGGTGTGGAACTGGCGCACGACTTTGCTTTCCTGCGTTATCTTCGTTCTTGTTGGCGTATTGGGTTGCGGGTTGGTGTTGTGGCGTCAGGGCTGGTTTCAAAAACAAGCGGAGTTACTGACGGCGAATGGTTTGGAAATGACGCGCAAGGCCGGCTTTGCCGTTGAAGACATTCTGGTCGAAGGACGCAATCAAACCGATAAAGACCAGATTGTCAGCGTTCTGCAAGTTGAAAAGGGCTCTCCCATTCTTGCGTTCAACCCGCATGATGCACTTAAACGCCTAGGTGAAATCTCGTGGGTGAAAAGTGGTATTGTGGAACGCCGTTTGCCTTCCACCATTTTTGTGCGGCTTTATGAACGCGAACCGATTGCGATTTGGCAGAACAAGCAAATTATCAAGCTCATTGACCGCGAGGGCCATGAACTGCGCGATATCGGCAAAGATGAAACGCCTAGCCTGCCATTGGTTGTGGGGGAAGGCGCGAATACCCATGCGGCGGATTTGATTGCGCAGTTATTGCGTTATCAATCTATCCTTACGCCGTTGCGCGCGGCGGTGCGCGTTTCGAACCGCCGATGGGATTTGCATATGAATAATAATATTGTTGTAAAACTGCCCGAAGAAAAAGTTGGCGCGGCGTTGGAACGTCTGAACAAGGCGATGAGCGAGCAGCAAATCATGGAGCGAAGCATAATTGCAGTGGATTTGCGCCTGCCCGACCGTATGATTATTGAAACCAACGACCCGATTGAACCACCCAAAAATCAAAAGTCAGCCCCAAAGATATAG
- the ftsA gene encoding cell division protein FtsA, with protein MTNDNSATRKRSNGKGDILAALDIGSSKICCFIARTTAEGGTRVIGIGHHISQGVKGGNIVDVEAAQNAINATLDNAEEVAGEKISRVIVNFSGGKLVSHHADIHINLNGREASDYDIERALAIGQQESLPEGSELIHLVPTDFSIDGQNGIRDPRGMIGDNLNAKLHMVSAHYAPIRTLLSALQRCHLQVEHVVVSPFASGLACLVDDEMELGATLIDMGGGTTTFALFNDKQMVHADSIPIGGMHVTNDIARGLTTPVNHAERLKTLFGNALSSSSDEREMIDVPQVGEEAPEHANHIPKSHLIRIIGPRLEETFEHLRDRLKAAEGSVAINRRVVLTGGACQLPGIREMAQRILDKQVRIGRPYRLQGLSDNASGPAFATIAGLLAYTTNPIAGMPRFGQDLSASQGFFDRIGGWLRNAI; from the coding sequence ATGACCAATGATAATTCAGCCACCCGCAAACGCTCCAACGGCAAAGGGGATATTTTGGCCGCGCTGGACATTGGCTCGAGCAAAATCTGCTGTTTCATCGCGCGCACCACGGCCGAAGGCGGTACACGGGTTATCGGTATCGGCCATCATATTTCCCAAGGCGTAAAAGGTGGCAACATCGTGGATGTGGAAGCCGCACAAAATGCGATAAACGCAACATTGGATAACGCCGAAGAAGTTGCCGGCGAAAAAATCAGCCGCGTGATTGTAAATTTTTCCGGTGGAAAACTAGTTTCACATCACGCCGATATTCACATCAATCTGAATGGCCGCGAAGCCAGCGATTATGATATTGAACGCGCACTGGCAATCGGCCAGCAGGAAAGTCTGCCGGAAGGATCGGAGCTTATTCATCTTGTTCCCACTGATTTTTCAATTGATGGACAAAACGGCATCCGTGACCCGCGCGGTATGATTGGCGATAATTTGAATGCCAAGCTGCATATGGTGTCGGCGCATTATGCACCTATCCGTACCCTGCTCTCTGCCCTACAACGCTGTCATTTACAGGTCGAGCATGTGGTGGTTTCACCTTTTGCCAGTGGCCTTGCCTGCCTTGTGGATGATGAAATGGAATTGGGCGCGACGCTGATTGATATGGGCGGCGGCACAACCACCTTTGCCCTATTCAATGACAAGCAAATGGTGCATGCCGATAGTATTCCGATTGGCGGCATGCATGTCACCAATGATATTGCGCGCGGGTTAACAACGCCCGTCAATCATGCGGAGCGTTTAAAAACATTATTCGGCAATGCACTTTCCAGCTCATCCGATGAACGCGAGATGATTGATGTGCCACAGGTCGGCGAAGAAGCACCCGAACATGCCAACCACATTCCAAAATCCCATCTTATCCGGATTATCGGGCCACGCCTTGAAGAAACATTTGAACATCTGCGCGACCGTTTGAAGGCGGCAGAAGGCAGCGTTGCGATAAACCGCCGCGTTGTTTTAACGGGCGGCGCATGTCAATTACCGGGCATTCGTGAAATGGCGCAGCGCATTCTGGATAAGCAAGTACGCATTGGCCGCCCCTATCGTTTGCAAGGTCTAAGCGATAATGCGTCAGGCCCTGCCTTTGCGACGATTGCGGGATTACTTGCATACACCACCAACCCCATCGCCGGCATGCCGCGCTTTGGTCAGGATTTGAGCGCGAGCCAAGGGTTCTTTGACCGCATTGGTGGCTGGCTGCGCAACGCGATTTAA